DNA sequence from the Vidua chalybeata isolate OUT-0048 chromosome 36, bVidCha1 merged haplotype, whole genome shotgun sequence genome:
tttatacgcggggaggggggggggggaggggtcgCTTTATTTATTGGGGGGGTCGGGCCGGGGGTCCCCGActcccgggggggggggggggagaggggaggggtctgtgggagggagggggaggggttTTGGTCACCGTGACCCcggtgacccccccccccttgtcccccccccccttaCCCGGTGACCCCTGACCTttgtggggggaggggcgggttgtcaccccccccccctcgCCCCGCCCCCACCCCCATCATGGTGCTGGGCCCTgcggccgccccgcccctccccccccaccccgtgtcccccctcccccccccccccccttcccctccccccgccGGGCCCCCGGTGTGtgtgggggtgggggaggggcgggtgcgccccctcccctcccctcccccccccccccagaagCTATTTTGTACCTGAGATTAAATTAATGGCAAAGCCCGACGGCTTCttgggggaggggcggggggggggtccaggggagtgggggaggggcagcGAGAGGGACTGGAGGTTGGGGGGAGGGGCAagaaatttgggggggggggggggctcaggaAAGTGGTGGGAAGGAATTGGGGGGGGGTTCAGGAAATGGGGGaacaggaatttgggggggggggcaggaatttgggggggggggcaggaatttgggggggggtctcctGTCCCACACagcgggggaggggggggacacACCCACGAGCGTCACACGGGGACAGCGTCACCAGGGGGGGCTTTAATGGtgacccccaaaaacccccagggacattttggggaggggggagggggctCGAAGTCTTGGGGGGTCGTTCAGGCATCGGGGGGGGCCCCAcgtggattttggggggggggtctgtcccagcactgggggGTCCATCAGGGTTTTGGGGTCCGTCCAGGGGGTCCGTGAGGCACtgggggggtctcaggtgtttttgggggtccttggggtgttttgggggtccctggggtgttttgggggtccctggggtgtttttggggttccatcgggtgtttttggggtccctggggtgtttttggggttccatcgggtgttttggggttccattgggtgtttttgggggtccctggggtgtttttgggggtccATCGGGTGTTTTTGGGCTCcctggggtgttttggggggtccctggggtgttttggggtccctggggtgtttctgggggtccctggggtgttttggggggtccgtcgggtgttttgggggtccctggggtgtttttgggggtccGTCGGGTGTTTTTGGGCTCcctggggtgttttggggggtccctggggtgttttgggggtccctggggtgtttctgggggtccctggggtgtttttgggggtccgtcgggtgtttttggggtccatggggtgttttgggggtccctggggtgtTCTGGGGTCCGTCCAGGGGGTCCCTCAGGGGTAGGGGGGCTCCACCTCGATGGACACGATGTGGTGCCCGGGCACCATGGCCAGCCCCAGAACTCGGGGTTCACTGCCCGGGAAGGCGTCTGGAGGGGGAGAAAGGGCTCagaacccccccccaaaaaaataaaaccaacctaAAAACCCccataaaaaaacccccaaagactctcacaaaaaaaaaaaaaaaaactaaaaacccccccaaaaaaaccccaaaccctcctgctaaaaaaaccccaaagactCCCACAAGTCCCAAAACctccaaaaaaactccaaaccccccccccccaaaaaaaaaccaaacccccccccccccaaaaaaaccccaaacccccccccaaaaaacccaaatcccccGGACCTGCGGCCTTGAGGAACTCCTGTGCCGAGCCCAGGATCATCGCACTGCTCTGGCAGTCAGAGCTTGGATATCTTCCCACCCCCCTCagacccccaggacccccccagaactgccccaaaccccccagaaCCTttccccaggaccccccagaacccccccaggacccccccggACCTGCGGCCTTGAGGAACTCCTGTGCTGAGCCCAGGATCACGTTGCTCTGGCAGTCAGAGCTTGGATATCCTCCCACTCCCCTCAGACCCCCAaaagccccccaggaccccccaaaactccccaaaccccccaaactcccccaaacCTGCGGCCTTGAGGAACTCCTGTGCTGAGCCCAGGATCATCACGCTGCTCTGGCAGTCAGAGCTTGGGAACCCTCCCACCCCCCTCAgacccccagaacccccccagaactgccccaaaccccccagaaCCTttccccaggaccccccaggaccccccccccaggacccccccggACCTGCGGCCTTGAGGAACTCCTGTGCCGAGCCCAGGATCACGTTGCTCTGGCGGTCCGTGCACAGGAACGCTCCCACCAGGGTCCGCCCGTCCGACATGCGGATGCGGAGGCTGCGGTTCAGCAGCGCCTCCAGCCGCTGCCGCCCCCGGGGGGGCCCCGCGACCCCCGCCCCgggctgctgggggaggggggggggggggaaacggctgagaccccccccccgaGCCGCGGGGATGGGGCCGGGAAGGACTGCGGGGACCCCggccccaaaaaaccccacccgTGTCCatgtgcccccccccccagacatcatcccccagccccaaaaaacccaccccgtgtccctgtggcaCCCCAAACATCCCCCagacccaaaaaacccaccccgtgtccctgtgcccccccaaaaatcccccagccccaaaaaacccaccccgtgtccctgtgcccccccagacatcatcccccagccccaaaaaacccaccccgTGTCCATGTGGCACCCCCAAacatcccccagccccaaaatATTCCCCAGCCCCAATGgccccccccaaacctcccctcaGTCCCTatgacccccccccaaatttcccccagaCCcaatgccccccccccccagccaaAACTGGgcccccaaacctccccagccccaaaatATTCCCCAGCCCCAATGGCCCCCCCAGAAcaccccgcagcccccccccaGACGCCCCCACAACCCCCTCACGGCCCTACCGAGCCCCCCTGCCCcactgggacccccccccacaGCACCGCCAGCCCTCAGAGCTCCCCGAGTCTCCCCTCAGGACCCCCGCACCGCCTCTCACGAGCtcctgatgccccccaggatCCATAGGGCAGCCGTGCCCCCCCCCCGGTCCCTCagacccccaaattccccccagaTTCCCCTGCAGACCCCCCCACGCCCCCCACTCACGGCCGGGCCACCCCCCGCCTCCTCCGGCGGATCCGCCATGATGGCGCCGCTTCCCGGCAGCCCTGGCGCGGCCCAGGGGGCGGAGCTACGAACTACAACTCCCGGCGTGCATCGCGCGCCGTGCGGCACCGACAGCGGGTACCGAGGCGGTGACTACATTTCCCAGCATGCGCCGCGCGCTATTACAATAAAAGCAAGGACTACGTTTCCCAGCGCGCCCCGCGGCGCGTAGCGCCGGGATTTCCGGCGGCGTTGCCATGGCGACGGGCGGCGCGGGCTCGGCGGCGACCCCGGGCCCGGCCGGAGTGGCCCCGAGGTGCggggggggctctgaggggccggggcggggctCAGGGGGGGCCTGGGGGGAGCTCTGGGGGTCGTGGGGGTGTCCGGGGGTCccgtttttggggggggtctcccctccgtgaccccccccccccaacccagGCGCAGCCCCTCCTGCAGGCCGCGTGTAATGACGTCACCCCAGAGGGGGGTCGGGGTCCCCgacccctcccctcccccccagtTAGGGGCTcaggccccccccccccccctttggGGGTCACCAGGACCCCCCcagttttgggggtcccccATCGATTTCGGGGTCCCCGGGGGATCCCCCCCGATTTTGGGGGCCAGTTGTGACTTTTTGGAGCCCGAATAAATCGGATTTTGTCCAAACAAGGCGCGGCGGAGCTTGGGGGAGGGGACAACGCCGGGTGACAATGGGGGGGTCACCAGCGGTCCGTGACACCTGTCGGTCTGTCTGTCCGTGCCacctgtgtctgtctgtccgtgccacctgtctgtgtctgtctgtccgtgtCACCTGTCTGTGTatctgtgtcacctgtccctgtgtctgtccgTGTCACCTGTCTGTGTatctgtgtcacctgtccctgtgtctgtccgtgtcacctgtctgtctgtctgtctgtccgtgtcacctgtctgtctgtccgtgcCACCTGTCTGTGTATCTGTCCGTGCcacctgtctgtctgtctgtccgtgtcacctgtgtctgtgtgtccgtgcCACCTGTCTGTGTTTGTCTGTCCGTGCCacctgtctgtgtgtccgtgtcagctgtctgtgtgtctgtctgtctgtgtcaCCTGTCTGGCTGTCCATGTtacctgtccctgtgtctgtctatctgtgtcacctgtccctgtgtctgtctatctgtgtcacctgtctctgtgtctgtctgtgtcacctgtccctgtccagctgtccatgtcccctgtccccgtccctgtccctgtccccatcccctgtccctgtccccatcccctgtccctgtccccatccctgtccctgtccccgtccccatcccctgtccccgtccctgtcccctgtccccatcccctgtccctgtccccatcccctgtccctgtccccatccctgtccctgtccccatcccctgtccctgtcccctgtccctgtcccctgtaCCCAtctcctgcccctgtccctgtcccctgtccctgtccctgtccccatccctgtcccctgtccccatccctgtccccacctgaCCTGGTGACACCGCGGTGCCACCAcgtgggacagtgccaccctcCTGGGGGGTGTGACAGTGACGGTGACACGGGGGTGGCCTCGGGGCTGTGAGGAGCACCAGAGCCAccaaagagagggaaaaggggcaAAAAGGAGCAAAACGCCCCAAAAAtggccctgggcaggggctcGGGGGGACAAAAGCcacaaacagccccaaaaatgTTGTCAcatctgggatttgggggtcctgggggtgtCACACGAGggttggggacatttgggggtcctgggggtgcCACACgaggtttttggggggagaatttggggggatttgtgaggattttggggttcttgtGATGTCACACAAGGATCTGGGGAGAATTCGGGGTTCTTGTGGTGTCACACGAggttttgggtggattttggggggatttgggggttctgggggtGTCACACAAGAATTTGCAGAGATTTGGGGGTTCTTGAGATGCCACcttgggggtttggggagtaTTTTGGGGTTCTCATGGCGTCACACgaggttttggggggaatttgtgAGAATTTGGGATTCTTGTGGTGTCACATGAAGTTTTGGAGAGAAtttgtggggatttgggggttctgggggtGTCACATGaaattttgggtggattttgggggaatttgggggttctgGAGGTGTGACATGAAgttctggggggatttggggggatttggggttctgggggtGTCACATGAagttttgggtggatttgggggggatttgggggtttctGGTGCTGAGTGACAACAACCAGGAGCAGcttttgggtaaaaaaaaaacccaaatagggtaaaacccccaaacctggAGTGGTTTTTACCCCATTTCCCATCATTTTGGGGTAAAATCAGCTGCTGGGGGGTTCAATCTGCTGCCCCAAGGTACCAACCCCAGAGTTTTGGGGCAAAAAAGGCCCcaaaaagggaggggaaggaaaaaaaaaagcagcaaactcCACcagtgggggaggggcaggcacagcctggggcttttggggtgattttggagCATTTTGGGCAACTTCACCCCCTAAAAACCATCCCTGAGGACAAACTCACCCATTTCACCTCTGAGTTTTTCTTTGGGGGAGGATCTGGGGGAACTTTAaacccttttttctcccctttttaatatcttctttctcctttttcaattcccccccttttttttccaatattttttcttttttcatcccttttttaATCCCCTTTTCCtaatttccccatttctttaaaactttcttctcttttttgaaTCTTTCCCCATCTCTTCAActctttccaaatattttttttttaatcttgaccacttttaaaatattttccccctttctaaagtatttttcctgttttaagtacttttccctcttttgaatcttttttccatttttttactCCCCTCTTTAatacttttctctttctttcacttttccccttctttccatccattttcccttttgttcttcccctttttcagactttgacttttaaaaataattttccctttttatccttttttccttcttcaatgtttttcctttttaatatttctccattttttaattattcttagtaacttttgttcctttttgaatatttttctcaatttcaacattttaaaactttcatccttttaaatattttgccacTTTCACCCTTTTTGAgtagttttttcctttttcaaaattttccctttataatttcttccctttcccatctTTTTACCTTCCCCCATCCTTTTCCAatcttcttccctttcccaatcttttaaaaaatattttttctttcaactttttctcttttctaaccatttgtctctttctcagcatttttcttttttcatcttttaaaattcttcttggTTTTCcactattttttattctttttcaattttttcccttttccaatcttttcccccttttcaatcctttttcccttttgcaattttcccccttttaaatctttttccttttccaatatttttccctttttaatttttccccttttcaatctttttattccttttcaatcttttttattccttctcaaTCTTTCCCAACCTTTTTTAATCCCACCTCCATCTTTCCAACCCCTTCctcaaccttttttttaatccttataaaccccccctcttttttttgttcttcctccCTGCAGTCTTAAAGAAactccaaaaaaagaaaaaaaaaaaaaaaaaaagccaaaaagaaaaaaaaaaaaccaacaaccccaaaacccaacccacCAAACCACTCCCTTCCCAAGTATTTCAAAGTcgaggagggagggagaaagaacaaaaaaaaaaaaaatttgctttttaatttttttttttaagtgcgTGCTTAAAATCACcgagggaggggggaggaatGGGcgaaaaaggggggggaaagggtaaaaaatcctttaaaaaaatgaaaagggaagcGTGACGAGTATGGAACTAGTTAACCTTTAACAATTTATGCTGATGTCACACTGAGCATGAGTACTGATTAATCCCCCCCCGAAATATTTTTATGGGAGtgaggagggggggggggggaaagaataaggagaaagagaagaaaaaaaaaaaaaaaggcagaaaaaaaaaaaaaaaaagaaataatttaccGCAGCCATCTTTGTTTTATGCAGAAAAATCTCCGGCTTCGGGTCCCCCCCGGCTGGGGCCACACAAATATTTGTCCCTCGCCGAGCCGGGATCTGCgggagggggaaaaagcaaaaaaatatcattaatgAGGCCCCAAAACCGAccaaaaataccctaaaatGAGCAGGATGAGGATTATTCGCCTGCTCGGGCTGTAGCGGCGAAGgctggggggggtggggtggggggagctTTGGGATTCATTatttttgaggggttttgtgctttttgatttttattttttttggggtgtttttaagGATTTTTCGTGGGTTTcgtttttaattttttaatttttttttttttacctcgTGCGGttgttttttaaggttttttggcgctttttttttttttttggatgt
Encoded proteins:
- the NAA38 gene encoding N-alpha-acetyltransferase 38, NatC auxiliary subunit isoform X2 is translated as MADPPEEAGGGPAPGAGVAGPPRGRQRLEALLNRSLRIRMSDGRTLVGAFLCTDRQSNVILGSAQEFLKAADAFPGSEPRVLGLAMVPGHHIVSIEVEPPYP
- the NAA38 gene encoding N-alpha-acetyltransferase 38, NatC auxiliary subunit isoform X1 yields the protein MADPPEEAGGGPAQPGAGVAGPPRGRQRLEALLNRSLRIRMSDGRTLVGAFLCTDRQSNVILGSAQEFLKAADAFPGSEPRVLGLAMVPGHHIVSIEVEPPYP